From Elaeis guineensis isolate ETL-2024a chromosome 16, EG11, whole genome shotgun sequence, a single genomic window includes:
- the LOC105059566 gene encoding phragmoplastin DRP1E isoform X1, whose amino-acid sequence MTTMESLIGLVNRIQRACTVLGDHGGADGGGALPTLWEALPSVAVIGGQSSGKSSVLESIVGRDFLPRGSGIVTRRPLVLQLHKTEEGQREYAEFLHLPRRKFTDFALVRKEIQDETDRMTGKTKQISPVPIHLSIYSPYVVNLTLIDLPGLTKVAVEGQPDTIVEDIENMVRSFVEKPNCIILAISPANQDIATSDAIKLAREVDPTGERTFGVLTKLDLMDQGTNALDVLEGRSYRLQHPWVGIVNRSQADINKNTDMIAARQKEREYFATSPDYAHLASKMGSEYLAKLLSRHLESVIRARIPSITSLINKTIDELESEMDHLGRPVAVDAGAQLYTILELCRAFDRIFKEHLDGGRPGGDRIYGIFDNQLPAALRKLPFDRYLSLQNVKKVVSQADGYQPHLIAPEQGYRRLIEGGLNYFRGPAEATVDAVHHVLKELVRKSVGETQELRRFPTLQAELAVAANEALERFREDSRKTALRLVDMESSYLTVEFFRRLPQEVEKGGNAAASTTDRYGEGHFRRIGSNISSYIGMVLETLKNSIPKSAVYCQVREARRSLLDHFYTQLGKKEGKDLAKLLDEDPALMEHRQQCAKRLELYKAARDEIDSVSWTR is encoded by the exons ATGACGACGATGGAGAGCTTGATCGGGCTCGTGAACCGGATCCAGAGGGCGTGCACGGTGCTCGGCGATCACGGCGGCGCCGACGGCGGCGGTGCCCTGCCAACCCTATGGGAGGCGCTCCCTTCCGTCGCCGTCATCGGAGGACAG AGCTCGGGGAAATCCTCGGTCTTGGAGAGCATTGTCGGGCGGGATTTCCTTCCCCGTGGATCTG GAATTGTGACCAGGAGGCCGTTGGTGCTACAGCTGCACAAAACAGAGGAAGGGCAGAGGGAGTACGCCGAATTCCTGCACTTGCCAAGGAGGAAATTCACTGACTTTG CTCTTGTACGCAAAGAAATCCAAGACGAAACTGATAGAATGACTGGAAAAACAAAACAAATTTCCCCTGTGCCCATTCATCTTAGCATTTACTCACCATATG TTGTGAACTTAACGTTGATCGATCTACCTGGTCTGACGAAGGTTGCTGTAG AGGGGCAGCCTGATACTATTGTTGAAGATATTGAGAATATGGTCCGTTCATTTGTAGAAAAG CCTAACTGCATTATACTGGCAATATCTCCAGCCAATCAAGATATTGCCACTTCTGATGCAATAAAGCTTGCAAGAGAAGTTGATCCAACAG GTGAAAGGACATTTGGAGTGTTGACAAAGCTAGATCTAATGGATCAGGGAACAAATGCTCTAGAT GTTCTCGAAGGAAGATCTTATCGGTTGCAACATCCCTGGGTTGGAATTGTAAACCGTTCACAAGCAGATATAAACAAGAATACTGACATGATTGCTGCCAGGCAAAAGGAGAGGGAGTACTTTGCAACTAGTCCTGACTATGCACACTTGGCCAGTAAAATGGGGTCTGAATATCTTGCTAAGCTTCTTTCAAGG CATCTAGAGTCTGTCATTAGGGCACGCATTCCAAGTATTACATCTTTGATCAATAAAACGATTGATGAACTGGAATCAGAGATGGACCATCTGGGGAGACCAGTTGCTGTTGATGCAGGG gCGCAGCTGTACACTATACTGGAACTCTGTCGTGCATTTGACCGGATATTCAAAGAACATCTAGATGGAGG ACGACCTGGTGGTGATCGAATATATGGAATTTTTGACAATCAACTCCCTGCTGCTTTGAGGAAACTTCCTTTTGATCGATATCTCTCTTTGCAAAATGTGAAGAAGGTGGTCTCCCAAGCAGATGGTTATCAGCCTCACTTAATTGCTCCAGAGCAAGGTTACCGTCGTCTTATTGAGGGTGGTCTCAATTATTTTAGAGGTCCAGCTGAAGCAACAGTAGATGCG GTGCACCATGTTTTGAAGGAATTGGTGAGAAAGTCTGTAGGAGAGACACAG GAATTGAGAAGATTTCCTACTCTCCAAGCTGAATTAGCTGTTGCAGCAAATGAAGCCTTGGAGAGATTCCGTGAAGATAGTCGGAAGACTGCACTGCGGCTGGTCGACATGGAGTCATCATACTTGACAGTGGAATTCTTTCGAAGGCTTCCACAGGAGGTGGAGAAAGGAGGGAATGCGGCTGCCTCTACTACTGACCGATATGGTGAGGGGCATTTCAGGAGGATAGGATCCAACATATCCTCTTACATAGGGATGGTGTTGGAGACACTCAAAAACTCCATCCCAAAGTCAGCAGTTTACTGCCAAGTTCGAGAAGCCAGGCGATCTTTGCTTGACCATTTCTATACACAATTGGGGAAAAAAGAG GGTAAGGATCTTGCTAAGCTTTTGGACGAGGATCCAGCTTTGATGGAGCATAGACAGCAATGTGCTAAGAGGCTTGAATTGTATAAGGCTGCAAGGGATGAAATCGACTCAGTTTCATGGACTAGATAG
- the LOC105059566 gene encoding phragmoplastin DRP1E isoform X2, protein MTTMESLIGLVNRIQRACTVLGDHGGADGGGALPTLWEALPSVAVIGGQSSGKSSVLESIVGRDFLPRGSGIVTRRPLVLQLHKTEEGQREYAEFLHLPRRKFTDFALVRKEIQDETDRMTGKTKQISPVPIHLSIYSPYVVNLTLIDLPGLTKVAVEGQPDTIVEDIENMVRSFVEKPNCIILAISPANQDIATSDAIKLAREVDPTGERTFGVLTKLDLMDQGTNALDVLEGRSYRLQHPWVGIVNRSQADINKNTDMIAARQKEREYFATSPDYAHLASKMGSEYLAKLLSRHLESVIRARIPSITSLINKTIDELESEMDHLGRPVAVDAGAQLYTILELCRAFDRIFKEHLDGGRPGGDRIYGIFDNQLPAALRKLPFDRYLSLQNVKKVVSQADGYQPHLIAPEQGYRRLIEGGLNYFRGPAEATVDAVSYFWCTMF, encoded by the exons ATGACGACGATGGAGAGCTTGATCGGGCTCGTGAACCGGATCCAGAGGGCGTGCACGGTGCTCGGCGATCACGGCGGCGCCGACGGCGGCGGTGCCCTGCCAACCCTATGGGAGGCGCTCCCTTCCGTCGCCGTCATCGGAGGACAG AGCTCGGGGAAATCCTCGGTCTTGGAGAGCATTGTCGGGCGGGATTTCCTTCCCCGTGGATCTG GAATTGTGACCAGGAGGCCGTTGGTGCTACAGCTGCACAAAACAGAGGAAGGGCAGAGGGAGTACGCCGAATTCCTGCACTTGCCAAGGAGGAAATTCACTGACTTTG CTCTTGTACGCAAAGAAATCCAAGACGAAACTGATAGAATGACTGGAAAAACAAAACAAATTTCCCCTGTGCCCATTCATCTTAGCATTTACTCACCATATG TTGTGAACTTAACGTTGATCGATCTACCTGGTCTGACGAAGGTTGCTGTAG AGGGGCAGCCTGATACTATTGTTGAAGATATTGAGAATATGGTCCGTTCATTTGTAGAAAAG CCTAACTGCATTATACTGGCAATATCTCCAGCCAATCAAGATATTGCCACTTCTGATGCAATAAAGCTTGCAAGAGAAGTTGATCCAACAG GTGAAAGGACATTTGGAGTGTTGACAAAGCTAGATCTAATGGATCAGGGAACAAATGCTCTAGAT GTTCTCGAAGGAAGATCTTATCGGTTGCAACATCCCTGGGTTGGAATTGTAAACCGTTCACAAGCAGATATAAACAAGAATACTGACATGATTGCTGCCAGGCAAAAGGAGAGGGAGTACTTTGCAACTAGTCCTGACTATGCACACTTGGCCAGTAAAATGGGGTCTGAATATCTTGCTAAGCTTCTTTCAAGG CATCTAGAGTCTGTCATTAGGGCACGCATTCCAAGTATTACATCTTTGATCAATAAAACGATTGATGAACTGGAATCAGAGATGGACCATCTGGGGAGACCAGTTGCTGTTGATGCAGGG gCGCAGCTGTACACTATACTGGAACTCTGTCGTGCATTTGACCGGATATTCAAAGAACATCTAGATGGAGG ACGACCTGGTGGTGATCGAATATATGGAATTTTTGACAATCAACTCCCTGCTGCTTTGAGGAAACTTCCTTTTGATCGATATCTCTCTTTGCAAAATGTGAAGAAGGTGGTCTCCCAAGCAGATGGTTATCAGCCTCACTTAATTGCTCCAGAGCAAGGTTACCGTCGTCTTATTGAGGGTGGTCTCAATTATTTTAGAGGTCCAGCTGAAGCAACAGTAGATGCGGTAAGCTATTTTTG GTGCACCATGTTTTGA
- the LOC105059568 gene encoding haloacid dehalogenase-like hydrolase domain-containing protein Sgpp: MSDLTNSHAAESSILGLAPLEAVLFDVDGTLCDSDPLHYYAFREMLLEIGYNNGVPITEEDFIEKIAGKHNEDIGKALFPDWDHEKAMKFIDDKEAMFRRLASQQLNAVDGLYKLRKWIEDKGLKRAAVTNAPRPNAELMISKLGLSDFFQHVIVGSECERAKPFPDPYLKAVKLLNASVEHSLVFEDSASGIKAGVAAGMPVVGVMTRNPEKSLRDAGASLLIKDYNDPKLWKALEDLERVEATLKKADV, encoded by the exons ATGTCGGATTTAACCAACTCCCATGCTGCAGAGAG TTCTATCTTGGGACTTGCTCCCCTTGAAGCAGTTTTGTTTGATGTTGATGGAACACTATGTGATTCAGATCCTTTGCATTACTATGCTTTCCGAGAAATGCTGCTAGAG ATTGGTTACAATAATGGTGTCCCCATAACTGAGGAGGACTTCATTGAGAAAATTGCTGGCAAGCACAATGAGGACATTGGCAAAGCTTTATTTCCTGACTGGGATCATGAGAAGGCTATGAAATTCATTGATGATAAGGAAGCTATGTTTCGGAG GTTGGCGTCTCAACAGTTGAATGCAGTGGATGGGCTCTACAAGCTACGAAAATGGATTGAGGATAAAGGTTTAAAGCGTGCAGCAGTAACTAATGCTCCAAGGCCTAATGCCGAGCTTATGATTTCGAAACTTGGACTGTCTGACTTCTTCCAGCATGTAATAGTTGGGAGTGAATGTGAGAGGGCTAAACCATTTCCTGATCCTTACCTGAAGGCTGTCAAGCTTCTCAATGCATCTGTTGAACACTCATTGGTGTTTGAG GATTCTGCATCAGGAATAAAAGCTGGTGTGGCAGCAGGGATGCCTGTAGTTGGAGTGATGACAAGAAATCCTGAAAAGTCACTTAGGGATGCAGGAGCCAGTTTGCTTATAAAGGATTACAATGACCCAAAGCTTTGGAAGGCACTGGAAGATCTAGAGAGGGTGGAAGCCACATTGAAGAAGGCTGATGTTTGA
- the LOC105059569 gene encoding uncharacterized protein has translation MAAASASASTALSLKDYLKRYESGADDQKKKKKKKKKQKEKPKSDAKGGVRVLDEDPVWQKPVQIEEEEESDSAGEEKPQIDEDIEVKRMKRLEAIRSRRPYHAISEDGSGWVSISDPSKPSNAAEGGRDLSPPRQRHARFDTPSPESKQRPLDAENADLSPPRQRRRRFDSPEPERKMSGIGEADMSPPRRQSTEDHSPPRRARRRSPEVEASRGSPIADLSPPRRTRKSSPEDFSPPRRDRRRLQEPADISPPRRSRKVSPRDISAPRRARSPDAQGPRQSPARDLSPSRRSRKDSSVDLSRPRRVRQRSPDAVRRQGSPAADLSPPRKSRKQLSLDNEARRTGLLSAKEIKDEINQKKKEELSRFASMDPSMSGRGAAPVFRDEKGKRISKEELLKSKEEEKPKEKKLEWGKGLAQKREAEARAQELELEKDKPFARTRDDPELDKMFKERIRWGDPMAHLVKKKNPESVLEDLGDDEKMKESGFIIPQTIPSHSWIKRGLDFPPNRYGIRPGRHWDGVDRSNGYEKELFKRQNEKRATEREAYLWSVSEM, from the exons CTGGACGAAGACCCCGTCTGGCAAAAGCCCGTCCAGATCGAAGAAGAAGAGGAATCCGATTCCGCTG GCGAAGAAAAACCCCAAATTGATGAGGATATAGAAGTCAAACGCATGAAGAGGCTCGAAGCAATTCGATCCCGGAGGCCGTACCATGCGATTTCTGAAGATGGGAGCGGTTGGGTCTCGATTTCCGACCCGTCGAAGCCCTCGAATGCTGCCGAGGGCGGCCGAGATCTTTCCCCGCCGCGACAGCGTCATGCCCGGTTCGACACGCCCTCTCCTGAGTCCAAACAGCGGCCTTTGGATGCAGAAAATGCTGATCTTTCGCCTCCACGGCAGCGACGGAGGCGGTTTGATTCGCCAGAGCCTGAAAGAAAGATGTCTGGTATTGGGGAAGCTGACATGTCGCCGCCTCGAAGGCAATCTACCGAAGATCACTCCCCTCCACGGCGGGCTCGGCGGCGTTCGCCGGAGGTTGAGGCATCTCGAGGCTCCCCAATTGCCGACCTTTCTCCGCCGCGGAGAACCAGGAAGAGCTCCCCGGAGGACTTCTCCCCTCCCCGCCGGGATCGTCGCCGCTTGCAGGAACCTGCTGACATTTCTCCTCCTAGGAGAAGTCGGAAGGTTTCACCGCGTGACATCTCTGCACCACGTAGGGCTCGTTCACCGGATGCTCAAGGGCCACGCCAGTCTCCTGCTAGGGACCTTTCTCCTTCGAGAAGAAGTCGTAAGGATTCGTCAGTTGACCTCTCTCGACCACGCCGGGTTCGTCAGCGCTCGCCTGATGCTGTAAGGCGTCAGGGGTCTCCTGCTGCCGACCTTTCTCCACCAAGAAAAAGTAGAAAGCAGTTGTCTTTGGACAACGAAGCACGCAGGACTGGATTGCTTTCAGCTAAGGAAATAAAAGATGAGATCaaccagaaaaagaaggaggaactATCGAG GTTTGCTTCCATGGATCCTTCTATGAGCGGGAGAGGTGCAGCACCCGTGTTTCGTGATGAGAAAG GAAAACGCATTTCAAAGGAGGAGTTGTTGAAATCAAAGGAAGAAGAGAAACCGAAG GAAAAAAAATTGGAGTGGGGCAAAGGCTTAGCACAGAAACGAGAAGCTGAAGCTAGGGCACAAGAGTTAGAACTTGAGAAGGATAAACCTTTTGCACGTACTAG GGATGACCCAGAGCTTGATAAGATGTTCAAGGAGAGGATCAGATGGGGAGATCCAATGGCACACTTGGTCAAG AAGAAGAACCCAGAGTCTGTTTTGGAAGATCTTGGTGATGATGAGAAAATGAAAGAATCTGGTTTTATAATTCCTCAGACTATTCCCAGTCACAGCTGGATAAAACGTGGATTAGATTTTCCTCCAAATCGTTACGGCATCAGACCAGGTCGTCATTGGGATGGAGTTGATCGTAGCAATG GTTATGAGAAGGAATTGTTTAAGAGACAGAATGAAAAGCGAGCCACCGAGAGGGAAGCCTATCTTTGGTCTGTTTCTGAAATGTAA